In Halomonas alkalicola, the following proteins share a genomic window:
- a CDS encoding hydrogenase subunit MbhD domain-containing protein, with amino-acid sequence MTSIALILLALLCLLDRQLARACLAFIAFALVMALAWWRLGAPWLAAAEALLGALLSGAALFHALGRAGDVPRLPQRDTTPRSGLRAAVRWLAVLAWLLLAGLALVGLLASERLSLRGTAMPALVPTGLGVMALGLWAFAPHRHLLRRLLAFNVLGSGVFLLLAGLAGTAPEVQGLILVGLTVALGGSVLGALLLRRLHALEGSVILEPEAAHE; translated from the coding sequence ATGACGTCGATTGCCCTGATTCTCCTGGCGCTGCTCTGCCTGCTGGACCGGCAGCTCGCCCGCGCCTGCCTGGCCTTCATCGCCTTCGCCCTGGTGATGGCGCTCGCCTGGTGGCGGCTGGGGGCTCCCTGGCTGGCCGCTGCCGAGGCGCTGCTGGGCGCGCTGCTGTCCGGCGCTGCCCTCTTCCATGCGCTGGGTCGCGCCGGCGACGTGCCGCGCCTGCCCCAGCGGGACACCACGCCGCGCTCCGGCCTCCGGGCGGCGGTGCGTTGGCTCGCCGTCCTGGCCTGGCTCCTGCTTGCCGGCCTGGCGCTGGTGGGACTGCTCGCCAGCGAGCGGCTCTCCCTGCGCGGGACCGCCATGCCGGCCCTGGTGCCGACGGGGCTCGGGGTGATGGCGCTGGGGCTGTGGGCCTTCGCCCCCCATCGCCACCTGCTGCGCCGGCTGCTGGCCTTCAACGTGCTCGGCTCCGGCGTCTTCCTGCTGCTGGCGGGGCTTGCGGGCACCGCACCCGAGGTGCAGGGGCTGATCCTGGTGGGGCTGACGGTGGCGCTGGGCGGCTCGGTGCTGGGCGCCCTGCTGCTGCGCCGCCTGCATGCCCTGGAGGGCAGCGTGATCCTCGAGCCCGAGGCCGCCCATGAGTGA
- a CDS encoding sensor domain-containing diguanylate cyclase — MEIVRRTWQRWRAGGEESAPGLDALLLAHYPGAVMLLDEQGVVLRVNPDFERHAGHPPDQLLGRRAVTLDADPLHGGFALALDHCFTTRQAWRGVLLCRRADGAPRHQTTMIQPLEERPGGPLRLLVIQYDVTGMRERELHDRQLLARLEGTVSRLPGAVFRLRQDAAGHLELLYASEGLVALIGQTPERVMDDIERLLGRVVAEDRRRLEVVLAQSAVSLEPCQLELRLDLPSGQRWLEARARPQRRRDGSTLWDGLLVEITERKHEEFKVRRLVSTDMLTGALNRRAFFEQGAALQARAQRHGEALPLAMLDLDHFKALNDTHGHAAGDLALQAFAATCRECLRPYDLFARIGGEEFAVLLVDISLDEAWPILERLRRAVEEIVLEVEGATIRFTVSLGLAILLPNGSLEGALGDADRALYRAKHEGRNRICGPGGASPLPRDADPA; from the coding sequence ATGGAGATAGTCAGGCGGACATGGCAGCGCTGGCGGGCCGGAGGCGAGGAGAGCGCCCCCGGCCTCGATGCGCTGCTGCTCGCGCACTATCCCGGGGCGGTCATGCTGCTCGACGAGCAGGGCGTGGTGTTGCGCGTCAATCCCGACTTCGAGCGCCATGCCGGCCACCCTCCCGACCAGCTCCTCGGTCGTCGGGCGGTGACGCTGGATGCCGACCCCCTGCATGGCGGTTTCGCCCTCGCTCTCGATCACTGCTTCACCACGCGGCAGGCATGGCGTGGCGTGCTCCTCTGCCGGCGCGCCGATGGTGCCCCGCGCCACCAGACCACCATGATCCAGCCCTTGGAGGAGCGCCCTGGTGGCCCGCTGCGGCTGCTGGTGATCCAGTATGACGTCACCGGCATGCGCGAGCGGGAACTCCACGATCGGCAGCTGCTGGCGCGGCTCGAGGGCACCGTCTCGCGCCTGCCCGGGGCGGTGTTCCGCCTGCGCCAGGATGCGGCCGGCCATCTGGAGCTGCTCTATGCCAGCGAAGGACTGGTGGCGCTGATCGGGCAGACGCCCGAGCGGGTGATGGACGATATCGAGCGGCTGCTGGGTCGGGTGGTGGCGGAGGATCGACGCCGGCTCGAGGTGGTCCTGGCGCAGTCGGCGGTGAGCCTGGAGCCCTGCCAGCTGGAGCTGCGTCTCGACCTGCCGAGTGGCCAGCGCTGGCTGGAGGCCCGCGCCCGGCCGCAGCGTCGCCGCGACGGCAGCACTCTGTGGGACGGCCTGCTGGTGGAGATCACCGAGCGCAAGCACGAGGAGTTCAAGGTCCGCCGGCTGGTCAGCACCGACATGCTCACCGGGGCGCTGAACAGGCGCGCCTTCTTCGAGCAGGGCGCGGCACTCCAGGCGCGTGCCCAGCGCCACGGCGAGGCCCTGCCCCTGGCGATGCTTGACCTCGACCACTTCAAGGCCCTCAACGATACCCACGGCCATGCCGCCGGCGACCTCGCCCTGCAGGCCTTCGCGGCCACCTGCCGCGAGTGCCTGCGCCCCTACGACCTCTTCGCCCGCATCGGCGGAGAGGAGTTCGCCGTGCTGCTGGTGGATATCTCGCTCGACGAGGCCTGGCCCATCCTGGAGCGCCTGCGCCGGGCGGTGGAGGAGATCGTCCTGGAGGTCGAGGGGGCGACCATCCGCTTCACGGTCAGCCTGGGCCTGGCGATCCTGCTCCCCAACGGCAGCCTGGAGGGCGCCCTGGGCGATGCCGACCGGGCCCTCTACCGGGCCAAGCACGAGGGGCGCAACCGGATCTGCGGGCCCGGCGGCGCCTCGCCGCTTCCCCGCGACGCTGATCCAGCGTGA
- the trpB gene encoding tryptophan synthase subunit beta gives MSTSPFANLPDAQGYFGRFGGQLIPPELKAVMDEIDAAYEEIRVREDFQQELASLLADYVGRPSPIFHARRLSEKLGGAQIHLKREDLNHTGAHKINHCLGEALLAKFMGKTKVIAETGAGQHGVALATACALVGIPCEIHMGQVDIEKEHPNVTKMKILGCTLVPVTRGTATLKDAVDSAFEEYLKDPHNFIYAIGSVVGRHPFPKMVRDFQSVIGRESREQFLARHGRLPDHVTACVGGGSNAIGMFTAFLEDEGVHLVGVEPAGEGLDTPRHSATLTLGKPGEIHGMACYVLEDEAGNPMPVHSIASGLDYPGVGPQHSYLKEQGRVDYQSASDEECLEAFLTLSRVEGIIPALESAHAVAWAMREAPKLPADQHILVHLSGRGDKDADYVADKLGL, from the coding sequence ATGAGCACTTCCCCCTTCGCCAATCTCCCCGATGCCCAGGGCTATTTCGGTCGCTTCGGCGGCCAGCTGATTCCGCCGGAGCTCAAGGCGGTGATGGACGAGATCGACGCCGCCTACGAGGAGATCCGCGTTCGCGAGGACTTCCAGCAGGAGCTGGCCAGCCTGCTCGCCGACTACGTGGGCCGGCCCAGCCCGATCTTCCACGCCCGGCGGCTCTCCGAGAAGCTGGGGGGTGCCCAGATCCACCTCAAGCGCGAGGACCTCAACCACACCGGCGCCCACAAGATCAATCACTGCCTGGGTGAGGCGCTGCTGGCCAAGTTCATGGGCAAGACCAAGGTGATCGCCGAGACCGGCGCCGGCCAGCACGGCGTGGCCCTGGCCACCGCCTGTGCCCTGGTGGGCATCCCCTGCGAGATCCACATGGGCCAGGTGGACATCGAGAAGGAGCACCCCAACGTCACCAAGATGAAGATCCTTGGCTGCACCCTGGTGCCGGTGACCCGCGGCACCGCGACCCTCAAGGATGCCGTGGACAGCGCCTTCGAGGAGTACCTCAAGGACCCGCACAACTTCATCTACGCCATCGGTTCGGTGGTGGGGCGGCACCCCTTCCCGAAGATGGTGCGCGATTTCCAGTCGGTCATCGGCCGCGAGTCCCGCGAGCAGTTCCTGGCGCGCCATGGCCGCCTGCCGGACCACGTCACCGCCTGCGTGGGCGGCGGCTCCAACGCCATCGGCATGTTCACCGCTTTCCTGGAGGACGAGGGCGTGCATCTGGTGGGCGTGGAACCGGCCGGCGAGGGCCTCGATACCCCGCGTCACTCCGCCACCCTGACGCTCGGCAAGCCCGGCGAGATCCATGGCATGGCCTGCTACGTGCTGGAGGATGAGGCCGGCAACCCCATGCCGGTGCACTCCATCGCCTCCGGCCTCGACTACCCGGGCGTGGGCCCCCAGCACAGCTACCTCAAGGAGCAGGGCCGGGTCGACTACCAGAGCGCCAGCGACGAGGAGTGCCTCGAGGCCTTCCTGACCCTCTCCCGGGTCGAGGGCATCATCCCCGCCCTGGAGAGCGCCCACGCGGTGGCCTGGGCCATGCGCGAGGCGCCGAAGCTGCCCGCCGACCAGCACATCCTGGTCCACCTCTCCGGCCGCGGCGACAAGGATGCCGACTACGTGGCGGACAAGCTCGGCCTCTAG
- a CDS encoding alpha/beta hydrolase — MSQPGELIIEPKGGKPADACVFILHGLGADGSDFEPLVPALSLPADASVRFILPPAPRLPVTINGGMVMPAWYDILEMNLGRRVDERQLKASAERIQGLVREQIGHGIDSRRIILAGFSQGGAVAYQAALSFEQPLGGLLALSTYFATAESIALAEANRELPVEVHHGSFDPVVPETLGRAGFERVKSLGYPAHYRQYPMAHAVCPQQVADIGHWLSQRLSR, encoded by the coding sequence ATGAGCCAACCCGGTGAGCTGATCATCGAGCCGAAGGGCGGCAAGCCCGCCGATGCCTGTGTCTTCATCCTGCACGGCCTGGGCGCCGACGGCAGCGACTTCGAGCCGCTGGTGCCGGCCCTCTCGCTGCCGGCCGACGCCAGCGTGCGCTTCATCCTGCCCCCTGCGCCGCGCCTGCCGGTGACCATCAACGGCGGCATGGTGATGCCGGCCTGGTACGACATCCTCGAGATGAACCTGGGGCGGCGCGTCGACGAGCGCCAGCTAAAGGCCTCCGCCGAGCGCATCCAGGGCCTGGTGCGCGAGCAGATCGGCCACGGCATCGACAGCCGTCGGATCATCCTGGCCGGCTTCTCCCAGGGCGGGGCGGTGGCCTACCAGGCGGCGCTCTCCTTCGAGCAGCCGCTGGGCGGCCTGCTGGCGCTCTCCACCTACTTCGCCACCGCGGAGAGCATCGCCCTGGCCGAGGCCAACCGCGAACTGCCCGTCGAGGTGCACCACGGCAGCTTCGACCCGGTGGTGCCCGAGACGCTCGGCCGCGCGGGCTTCGAGCGGGTCAAGTCGCTGGGCTATCCGGCCCACTATCGCCAGTACCCCATGGCCCATGCGGTCTGCCCCCAGCAGGTCGCGGATATCGGTCACTGGCTGAGCCAGCGTCTGTCACGCTGA
- a CDS encoding SLC13 family permease, which yields MPLDAWISLAVVIAVFPLMAFSRLGPDIVLLGAVILLLTLGILEPSQALGGFSSTGLFTVAFMYVLVTAIRQTGGIDLIIRHVLGRPRRESGALLRLLLPVASLSGFLNNTPVVATYIPAVLSWSRRVRVPAHRLLMPLSFASILGGTITLFGTSTNLVVHGLLVDRSPELAMGLFDLAWVGVPVAVIGLAYLILLGPRLLPARRGAAAAFENPREFTIEMEVDPEGPLVNRTVEEAGLRHIQELFLVEIERDGNVVSVVGPGERLKGGDRLVFAGTSEGAVELQQVRGLMPSRHGESSLEKDFKERRLVEAVVSSQCQFVGQRIRDGHFRTLYGAAVLAVCRGGERVAGNLGQVRLQPADVLLLEARPPFIERHRQSRDFLLISQLNGAARPVHEKAWLAWSILAGVVALASLGVMSMMNAAMLGAAMVLLTGCCSVGAAKRGLDTQVLLTIAASFGLGAALESSGAAAALAGGALALADGNPLLLLVGTYLLVALLTELVTNNAAAVITFPVVMASAESLGVNPMPFVVAVMFAASASFLTPIGYQTNLMVHGPGGYRFGDFLRVGGLLNLITAAVALTLIPLIWPF from the coding sequence ATGCCCCTGGACGCCTGGATCTCCCTCGCCGTCGTGATCGCCGTCTTTCCGCTGATGGCCTTCTCGCGGCTCGGGCCGGATATCGTCCTGCTGGGCGCGGTGATCCTGCTGCTGACGCTCGGCATCCTCGAGCCGTCCCAGGCGCTGGGCGGCTTCTCCAGCACTGGCCTGTTCACCGTGGCCTTCATGTATGTGCTGGTCACCGCCATCCGCCAGACCGGCGGCATCGACCTGATCATCCGCCATGTGCTGGGCCGGCCTCGCCGCGAGAGCGGCGCGCTGCTGCGCCTGCTGCTGCCGGTGGCCTCGCTGAGCGGCTTTCTCAACAACACCCCGGTGGTGGCCACCTACATTCCCGCGGTGCTGAGCTGGAGTCGCCGCGTGCGCGTGCCGGCTCACCGCCTGCTGATGCCGCTCAGCTTCGCCTCCATCCTCGGCGGTACCATCACGCTGTTCGGCACCAGCACCAACCTAGTGGTGCACGGCCTGCTGGTGGACCGTTCGCCCGAGCTTGCCATGGGGCTCTTCGATCTCGCCTGGGTGGGCGTGCCGGTGGCGGTGATCGGCCTCGCCTACCTGATCCTGCTGGGGCCGCGGCTGTTGCCGGCGCGGCGCGGCGCGGCGGCGGCCTTCGAGAACCCCCGCGAGTTCACCATCGAGATGGAGGTCGACCCGGAGGGGCCGCTGGTCAATCGCACGGTGGAGGAGGCGGGGCTGCGCCACATCCAGGAGCTGTTCCTGGTGGAGATCGAGCGCGACGGCAACGTGGTCAGCGTGGTGGGGCCCGGCGAACGGCTCAAGGGCGGCGACCGGCTGGTGTTCGCCGGCACCAGCGAGGGGGCAGTGGAGCTGCAGCAGGTGCGCGGCCTGATGCCGTCGCGCCACGGTGAGTCGAGCCTGGAGAAGGACTTCAAGGAGCGGCGCCTGGTCGAGGCGGTGGTCTCCAGCCAGTGCCAGTTCGTCGGTCAGCGCATCCGCGACGGCCACTTCCGCACCCTCTACGGGGCCGCCGTGCTGGCGGTGTGCCGCGGCGGCGAGCGGGTCGCCGGCAACCTCGGCCAGGTGCGCCTGCAGCCCGCCGACGTGCTGCTGCTGGAGGCACGCCCGCCCTTCATCGAGCGCCATCGCCAGTCGCGGGACTTCCTGCTGATCAGCCAGCTCAACGGGGCGGCACGCCCCGTTCACGAGAAGGCCTGGCTGGCCTGGAGCATCCTGGCCGGCGTGGTGGCCCTGGCCAGCCTCGGGGTGATGAGCATGATGAATGCGGCCATGCTGGGGGCGGCGATGGTGCTGCTGACCGGCTGCTGCTCGGTGGGGGCCGCCAAGCGCGGGCTGGATACCCAGGTGCTGCTGACCATCGCCGCCTCCTTTGGCCTAGGCGCGGCGCTGGAGAGCTCCGGGGCCGCGGCGGCCCTGGCCGGAGGGGCCCTGGCGCTGGCGGATGGCAACCCGCTGCTGCTGCTGGTCGGGACCTACCTGCTGGTGGCGCTGCTGACCGAGCTGGTCACCAACAACGCCGCCGCGGTGATCACCTTCCCGGTGGTGATGGCCAGCGCCGAGAGCCTGGGGGTGAACCCGATGCCCTTCGTGGTGGCGGTGATGTTCGCCGCCTCGGCGAGCTTCCTCACGCCTATCGGCTACCAGACCAACCTGATGGTGCACGGGCCCGGAGGCTACCGCTTCGGCGACTTCCTGCGGGTGGGCGGGCTGCTCAACCTGATCACCGCCGCGGTGGCCCTGACGCTGATTCCGCTTATCTGGCCCTTCTGA
- a CDS encoding cold-shock protein: MATGTVKWFNDTKGFGFISPDDNGDDLFAHFSEIQADGFKTLQDGQKVSFDVTQGKKGLQASNIKVIG, from the coding sequence ATGGCTACCGGTACTGTCAAGTGGTTCAACGACACCAAGGGCTTCGGCTTCATTTCTCCGGACGACAACGGCGACGACCTGTTCGCTCACTTCTCCGAGATCCAGGCTGACGGCTTCAAGACCCTGCAAGACGGCCAGAAGGTTTCCTTCGACGTCACCCAGGGCAAGAAAGGCCTCCAGGCTTCCAACATCAAGGTCATCGGCTAA
- a CDS encoding GMC family oxidoreductase, whose protein sequence is MADQEFDYIVVGAGTAGCLLANRLSADPANRVLLIEAGGRDNYHWIHIPVGYLYCIDNPRTDWRFRTEPDPGLNGRSLIYPRGKTLGGCSSINGMLYIRGQARDYDGWAEFTGESAWRWENCLADFMKHEDHHRLDAGGDADAAHRDFHGHGGEWRVEKQRLSWQVLDDFATAAVEAGIPRTRDFNRGDNEGVDYFEVNQRKGWRWNTSKAFLRGAETRGNLTLWHSSQVLGLELQRGESGEPRCTGVRVERGGAEVVARVAREVILAAGAIGSPQLLQLSGIGPAALLAEHDIPVVVDLPGVGENLQDHLQIRSVYRVTGAKTLNTMANSLVGKAKIGLEYVLKRTGPMSMAPSQLCAFTHSSEAYEHPNIEYHVQPLSLPAFGQPLHDFPAITASVCNLNPTSRGTVRITSRDPRQAPAIAPNYLSTPEDRKVAADSLRVTRRIAAQPAFAKYQPEEVKPGVEFQSDEDLARLAGDIGTTIFHPVGTTRMGRDDDPMAVVDPHLRVRGVAGLRVVDAGVMPTLTSGNTNSPTLMIAEKAAAWILAGE, encoded by the coding sequence ATGGCTGATCAGGAATTCGACTATATCGTGGTGGGGGCCGGCACCGCCGGCTGCCTGCTGGCCAACCGCCTGAGCGCCGATCCGGCCAACCGGGTGCTGCTGATCGAGGCGGGCGGCCGCGACAACTACCACTGGATCCATATCCCGGTGGGCTATCTCTACTGCATCGACAACCCCCGCACCGACTGGCGCTTTCGCACCGAGCCCGACCCGGGGCTCAACGGCCGCTCGCTGATCTACCCGCGGGGCAAGACCCTGGGCGGCTGCTCGAGCATCAACGGGATGCTCTATATCCGCGGCCAGGCCCGCGACTACGACGGCTGGGCCGAGTTCACCGGCGAGTCCGCCTGGCGCTGGGAGAACTGCCTGGCGGACTTCATGAAGCATGAGGACCACCACCGCCTGGATGCGGGGGGCGACGCCGACGCCGCCCATCGCGACTTCCACGGCCACGGCGGCGAGTGGCGGGTCGAGAAGCAGCGCCTCAGCTGGCAGGTGCTCGACGACTTCGCCACCGCAGCGGTGGAGGCTGGCATCCCGCGTACCCGGGACTTCAACCGCGGCGACAACGAGGGGGTCGACTACTTCGAGGTCAACCAGCGCAAGGGATGGCGCTGGAACACCTCCAAGGCCTTCCTGCGCGGGGCTGAGACCCGCGGCAACCTGACCCTCTGGCACTCCAGTCAGGTGCTGGGGCTCGAGCTCCAGCGTGGGGAGAGTGGCGAGCCGCGCTGCACCGGCGTGCGCGTCGAGCGGGGCGGCGCCGAGGTCGTGGCCCGTGTGGCCCGAGAGGTGATCCTCGCCGCCGGAGCGATCGGCTCGCCCCAGCTGCTGCAGCTCTCGGGCATCGGCCCGGCGGCGCTGCTCGCCGAGCACGACATCCCGGTGGTGGTAGACCTGCCCGGGGTGGGGGAGAACCTGCAGGACCACCTGCAGATCCGTTCGGTCTATCGCGTCACGGGGGCGAAGACCCTCAATACCATGGCCAACTCCCTGGTGGGCAAGGCGAAGATCGGCCTGGAGTATGTCCTCAAGCGCACCGGGCCCATGAGCATGGCGCCGTCGCAGCTGTGCGCCTTCACACACAGCTCCGAGGCCTATGAGCATCCCAATATCGAGTACCACGTCCAGCCGCTGAGCCTGCCGGCCTTCGGGCAGCCGCTGCATGACTTCCCGGCGATCACGGCCAGCGTCTGCAACCTCAATCCCACCAGCCGCGGCACCGTGCGCATCACCAGCCGCGACCCGCGCCAGGCGCCGGCCATCGCCCCCAACTACCTGAGCACTCCGGAGGATCGTAAGGTGGCGGCGGACTCGCTGCGGGTCACCCGGCGCATCGCCGCCCAGCCCGCCTTTGCGAAGTACCAGCCGGAGGAGGTGAAGCCAGGCGTCGAGTTCCAGAGCGACGAGGACCTGGCGCGGCTGGCCGGGGATATCGGCACCACGATCTTCCATCCGGTGGGCACCACCAGGATGGGGCGCGACGACGATCCCATGGCGGTGGTCGACCCACACCTGCGGGTGCGCGGCGTGGCGGGGCTGCGCGTGGTGGATGCCGGGGTGATGCCCACCCTCACCAGCGGCAACACCAACTCGCCGACGCTGATGATCGCCGAGAAGGCCGCGGCCTGGATCCTGGCCGGGGAGTAA
- a CDS encoding CoA-acylating methylmalonate-semialdehyde dehydrogenase, whose product MSNSSILHYINGQMTAGESGQSQEVFNPATGQVSGRVALASRADVDTAVAAAAAAFPAWADTPPIRRARVMFKFLELLNAHKDELAEAITREHGKVFTDAQGEVARGIDIVEFACGIPQLLKGDYTEQVSTGIDNWTVRQPLGVVAGITPFNFPAMVPMWMFPVAIAAGNSFILKPSPLDPSASLLIADLLKRAGLPDGVFNVVQGDKESVEALIDHPEVRALSFVGSTPIANLIYERGAHHGKRVQALGGAKNHMVVMPDADLDKAVDALIGAAYGSAGERCMAINVAVLVGDVADQVVPRLAERARALKVKNGMELDAEMGPIVTAQAHQRITGYIEKGVAEGAELVVDGRDFDAASAGEGCAEGFWMGGTLFDHVTPEMTIYKEEIFGPVLVCVRVPDIATAIQLINDHEFGNGVSCFTESGSVAREFGRRIQVGMVGINVPIPVPMAWHGFGGWKRSLFGDTHAYGEEGVRFYTKQKSIMQRWSDSIRGGAEFAMPTHK is encoded by the coding sequence ATGAGCAACTCCAGCATCCTGCATTATATCAATGGGCAAATGACCGCCGGCGAGTCCGGCCAGAGCCAGGAGGTCTTCAACCCGGCCACCGGCCAGGTGAGCGGCCGAGTGGCCCTGGCCTCCCGCGCCGATGTGGATACGGCCGTGGCCGCCGCTGCCGCGGCCTTCCCGGCCTGGGCCGATACCCCGCCGATCCGCCGTGCCCGGGTGATGTTCAAGTTCCTGGAGCTGCTCAACGCCCACAAGGATGAACTCGCGGAGGCGATCACCCGGGAGCATGGCAAGGTCTTCACCGACGCCCAGGGCGAGGTGGCCCGCGGCATCGATATCGTCGAGTTCGCCTGCGGCATCCCGCAGCTGCTCAAGGGCGACTACACCGAGCAGGTCAGCACCGGCATCGACAACTGGACGGTGCGCCAGCCGCTCGGCGTGGTGGCCGGCATCACCCCCTTCAACTTCCCGGCCATGGTGCCGATGTGGATGTTCCCGGTGGCCATCGCCGCCGGCAACAGCTTCATCCTCAAGCCGAGCCCGCTGGATCCCAGCGCCTCGCTGCTGATCGCCGACCTGCTCAAGCGGGCCGGGCTGCCGGACGGCGTCTTCAACGTGGTGCAGGGCGACAAGGAGAGCGTCGAGGCGCTGATCGACCATCCCGAGGTGCGCGCGCTCTCCTTCGTGGGCTCCACGCCGATCGCCAACCTGATCTACGAGCGCGGCGCCCACCACGGCAAGCGCGTCCAGGCCCTCGGCGGCGCCAAGAACCACATGGTGGTGATGCCCGATGCCGACCTCGACAAGGCCGTGGATGCGCTGATCGGCGCCGCCTACGGCTCCGCCGGCGAGCGCTGCATGGCGATAAACGTTGCGGTCCTGGTGGGCGACGTGGCCGACCAGGTGGTACCGCGCCTGGCCGAGCGGGCCCGCGCCCTCAAGGTCAAGAACGGCATGGAGCTCGACGCCGAGATGGGCCCCATCGTCACCGCCCAGGCTCACCAGCGCATCACCGGCTATATCGAGAAAGGCGTTGCCGAGGGTGCCGAACTGGTGGTGGACGGCCGCGACTTCGATGCGGCAAGCGCCGGTGAGGGCTGCGCCGAGGGCTTCTGGATGGGCGGCACCCTGTTCGACCACGTCACCCCGGAGATGACCATCTACAAGGAGGAGATCTTCGGCCCGGTGCTGGTCTGCGTTCGGGTCCCCGACATCGCCACCGCCATCCAGCTGATCAACGACCACGAATTCGGCAACGGCGTGAGCTGCTTCACCGAGAGCGGCAGCGTGGCCCGTGAGTTCGGCCGCCGCATCCAGGTGGGCATGGTGGGCATCAACGTGCCGATCCCAGTGCCCATGGCCTGGCACGGCTTCGGCGGCTGGAAGCGCTCGCTGTTCGGCGACACCCACGCCTACGGCGAGGAGGGGGTGCGCTTCTACACCAAGCAGAAGTCGATCATGCAGCGCTGGTCAGACTCCATCCGCGGCGGCGCCGAGTTCGCTATGCCGACGCATAAATAA
- a CDS encoding LysR family transcriptional regulator, which produces MQDLQTLRAFVAVAHEGSVSRAAERLHLTQPAVSLKLKQFQANLELTLFRRRPQGLALTEDGQALLPAAQKALAAVAAFEEQARALHSTLRGRLKIGTIVDPEFIRLGAFLHRLVERAPQLETELSHGMSGSVLERVRRGELDVGFYLAPPGEGPGEAADEIVHRELTQFHYHVIAPAGWGSRLAGTDWERLARLPWIVTPQDSVHHRLLHGVLDPLELVPNGVAQVDQEACMLDLVRAGVGLSLARDALAMTERQERGLAVAEGIRLPCALCFIWRRDRGEEAVIAEALAVLERVWGEPLSQTVT; this is translated from the coding sequence ATGCAGGACCTTCAGACCCTGCGCGCCTTCGTTGCGGTCGCCCACGAAGGCAGCGTCTCCCGGGCCGCCGAGCGCCTCCACCTCACCCAGCCGGCAGTGAGCCTCAAGCTCAAGCAGTTCCAGGCCAACCTGGAGCTCACCCTCTTCCGTCGCCGCCCCCAGGGGCTGGCGCTGACCGAAGACGGCCAGGCGCTGCTGCCCGCCGCCCAGAAGGCGCTGGCCGCGGTGGCTGCCTTCGAGGAGCAGGCCCGCGCCCTGCACAGCACCCTGCGCGGGAGGCTGAAGATCGGCACCATCGTCGACCCCGAGTTCATCCGCCTGGGCGCCTTCCTGCACCGCCTGGTGGAGCGCGCCCCGCAGCTCGAGACGGAGCTCTCCCACGGCATGAGCGGCAGCGTGCTGGAGCGGGTCCGCCGCGGCGAACTCGACGTGGGCTTCTATCTCGCCCCGCCGGGTGAAGGCCCCGGCGAGGCCGCCGACGAGATCGTCCACCGCGAGCTCACCCAATTCCACTACCACGTGATCGCCCCGGCCGGCTGGGGCAGCCGCCTGGCCGGTACCGACTGGGAGCGGCTCGCCCGGCTGCCGTGGATCGTCACCCCGCAAGACTCCGTGCATCACCGCCTGCTGCACGGCGTGCTCGACCCGCTGGAGCTCGTCCCCAACGGGGTCGCCCAGGTGGATCAGGAAGCCTGCATGCTCGACCTGGTGCGCGCCGGGGTGGGCCTGAGCCTCGCCCGGGACGCCCTGGCCATGACCGAGCGCCAGGAGCGTGGCCTCGCCGTGGCCGAGGGGATCCGCCTGCCCTGCGCGCTCTGCTTCATCTGGCGGCGCGACCGCGGCGAGGAAGCGGTGATCGCCGAGGCCCTGGCGGTGCTGGAGCGAGTCTGGGGGGAGCCCCTGAGCCAAACCGTCACTTGA
- a CDS encoding NnrU family protein, which produces MTVMILGLLIFLGVHSVRIAADDWRSARIAQMGELPWKAAYSVVSIVGLALAIWGYGQMRLSPTWVWFPPVGLRHAVSLLMIPAFILLVAAYVPGNHLKAKLGHPMIIAVKLWAFSHLLANGRLGDIVFFGAFLLWAVFDFRAARRRPAPPAQAASAVRTAITVVAGLVAYYLFAFHLHVWVTGVPVM; this is translated from the coding sequence ATGACCGTGATGATACTCGGCCTCTTGATCTTCCTGGGGGTTCACTCGGTGCGCATCGCCGCCGACGACTGGCGCAGCGCCAGGATCGCCCAGATGGGCGAGCTGCCCTGGAAGGCTGCCTACTCGGTGGTCTCGATCGTCGGCCTGGCGCTGGCGATCTGGGGCTATGGCCAGATGCGCCTGTCGCCCACCTGGGTGTGGTTTCCGCCGGTGGGGCTGCGCCACGCCGTGTCGCTGCTGATGATTCCCGCCTTCATCCTGCTGGTGGCGGCCTATGTGCCGGGCAACCACCTCAAGGCGAAGCTGGGCCACCCGATGATCATCGCGGTGAAGCTGTGGGCTTTCTCCCACCTGCTGGCCAACGGCCGGCTCGGCGACATCGTTTTCTTCGGCGCCTTCCTGCTCTGGGCGGTGTTCGACTTCCGCGCCGCGCGCCGTCGCCCAGCACCGCCGGCCCAGGCGGCGAGCGCGGTGCGTACGGCCATCACTGTGGTGGCGGGTCTGGTCGCCTACTATCTGTTTGCCTTCCATCTGCACGTCTGGGTCACCGGCGTGCCGGTGATGTGA